In a single window of the Nicotiana tomentosiformis chromosome 8, ASM39032v3, whole genome shotgun sequence genome:
- the LOC104106187 gene encoding aquaporin TIP4-1, producing MAKIAVGSSREAIQPDCIQALIVEFICTFLFVFAGVGSAMAANKLNGDPLVSLFFVAMAHALVVAVTISAGFRISGGHLNPAVTLGLCMGGHITVFRSILYWIDQLLASVAACALLNYLTAGLETPVHTLANGVSYGQGIIMEVILTFSLLFTVYTTIVDPKKGILEGMGPLLTGLVVGANIMAGGPFSGASMNPARSFGPAFVSGIWTDHWVYWVGPLIGGGLAGFICENFFIVRTHVPLPSDESF from the exons ATGGCGAAGATTGCTGTTGGAAGTAGCCGTGAGGCTATTCAGCCTGACTGCATCCAAGCACTCATTGTTGAGTTTATTTGcacttttctctttgtttttgcTGGTGTTGGATCTGCCATGGCTGCCA ACAAGCTAAATGGAGATCCACTGGTGAGTTTATTTTTTGTGGCAATGGCACATGCATTGGTGGTGGCAGTGACCATCTCTGCTGGTTTCAGAATTTCTGGTGGACACCTCAACCCTGCTGTCACACTTGGCCTTTGTATGGGTGGTCATATCACTGTCTTCAGATCAATCCTTTACTGGATTGACCAATTATTGGCTTCTGTTGCTGCTTGTGCTTTGCTCAATTACCTCACTGCCGGATTG GAAACACCAGTTCACACACTAGCAAATGGAGTGAGCTATGGCCAAGGGATAATTATGGAGGTGATTTTGACCTTTTCTTTGTTGTTCACTGTCTATACTACCATTGTGGACCCCAAGAAGGGAATTCTTGAAGGGATGGGCCCACTTCTAACTGGGCTTGTTGTTGGGGCCAACATCATGGCTGGAGGGCCTTTTTCAGGAGCTTCAATGAACCCAGCAAGATCATTTGGGCCAGCTTTTGTTAGTGGAATCTGGACTGACCATTGGGTTTACTGGGTTGGGCCTTTGATTGGTGGTGGGCTTGCTGGCTTTATCTGTGAAAACTTTTTCATTGTTAGAACTCATGTTCCTCTTCCTAGTGATGAATCTTTCTAG
- the LOC138897801 gene encoding uncharacterized protein: MALLTRCFQEAIRKWGFLKKGSSSKSKIVEKNNNNNTYGWYKYEKKYHFIKYCSLWELEWKKNSSDKGKQQKKDRVPRRRVTNKAMDKIIKRAMAAMQSSNDESDNDDRSEDEDQPLMAKEDSDTESEDLLALMENPDFNVDKEEELEVSFQDIKDKIHTYSKNKLISLLGVLIDAYLKISDEKEQLMNDYALLRLEHNDLEISRENLEVFVVHLKDQIFVLEDEKSGLETENNKFLYAPNIGKDLATDIHEKLESELKEANNKLLVESEKDRILQENLDKTNFELENNLKWTRSSQIIIKMHENHSNNKKGLGHTKAKTPYNPHSKYTDIPDNPTKDGIFDMFVTFVKKQQRKINSHVASKRSSHRTEFENVNFLEFCGRYDTQVADDGEFGTVENNEEQTNHELLKAAAEQKQKPCPIEIVQDISKIWGTIQENQEESIAPGSSAEHEGNTGIQGSHTRGWKHQSSYPLTNVLTLVDSRMVTRSKFRNMIALSSYISMVESKNIKEALGDVDWIVGMQEELNQLERNKIWHLVPSLKDRIVIGTSLDMDEPGTLVDEKKYRDMIGSLLYLTANEAANENLNGGGGGVGIQENIVESSKLVAEKEGEEIADDVSKEKPEEIVGEPRESVNARVETPEALEQ, from the exons ATGGCATTACTCACTAGATGTTTCCAGGAGGCAATAAGGAAATGGGGTTTCTTGAAGAAAGGTAGTTCATCAAAATCCAAGATCGtggagaaaaataataataacaacacatATGGATGGTACAAATATGAAAAGAAATATCACTTCATAAAATATTGTTCCTTGTGGGAACTTGAGTGGAAGAAGAATAGTTCTGATAAGGGAAAGCAACAGAAGAAAGATCGGGTTCCTAGACGAAGAGTGACAAATAAGGCaatggataaaattataaaaagaGCTATGGCTGCCATGCAATCATCAAATGACGAGTCTGATAATGATGATAGAAGTGAAGATGAAGATCAACCATTGATGGCCAAAGAGGATAGTGACACTGAATCAGAAGATCTCCTGGCATTGATGGAAAATCCAGACTTTAATGTTGATAAGGAAGAAGAACTTGAGGTAAGCTTTCAAGATATCAAGGACAAAATTCACacctactctaaaaataaattGATTTCTTTGTTAGGTGTCTTGATTGATGCATACCTAAAGATTTCTGATGAAAAGGAACAATTAATGAATGACTATGCATTACTGAGACTTGAACACAATGACCTAGAAATAAGTAGAGAAAATCTTGAGGTCTTCGTAGTACATCTCAAGGACCAGATTTTTGTGTTAGAGGATGAAAAGAGTGGCTTAGAAACTGAGAATAATAAATTTCTCTATGCTCCAAATATAGGTAAGGACCTAGCCACTGACATACATGAGAAATTAGAAAGTGAACTAAAAGAAGCTAACAACAAACTTCTAGTTGAATCTGAAAAGGATAGGATACTTCAAGAAAACCTAGATAAGACCAATTTTGAATTAGAAAATAACTTGAAATGGACCAGGTCTTCCCAGATAataatcaaaatgcatgaaaacCATAGTAATAATAAAAAAGGTCTAGGACATACTAAGGCTAAGACTCCATACAATCCACATAGCAAGTATACAGACATTCCTGACAATC caacaaaGGATGGAATATTTGATATGTTTGTAACTTTTGTGAAGAAAcaacaaagaaaaataaacagTCATGTAGCAAGCAAGAGATCTAGCCATagaactgaatttgaaaatgttaACTTCCTTGAGTTCTGTGGTAGATATG ATACACAAGTTGCTGATGATGGTGAGTTTGGGACGGTTGAAAATAATGAGGAACAAACAAACCATGAACTCCTAAAGGCTGCTGCAGAACAGAAGCAAAAACCATGTCCTATAGAGATTGTTCAGGATATATCAAAGATATGGGGAACAATCCAAGAAAATCAAGAAGAAAGTATAGCACCTGGTTCCTCTGCTGAGCATGAAGGAAACACTGGGATTCAAGGTTCTCATACAAGGGGATGGAAACACCAAAGTTCCTACCCTTTGACAAATGTGCTTACACTAGTTGACTCCAGAATGGTGACAAGATCAAAATTTAGAAATATGATTGCTTTATCATCTTACATATCTATGGTGGAGTCTAAGAACATCAAAGAAGCTCTTGGAGATGTAGACTGGATAGTGGGCATGCAGGAGGAGCTAAATCAGCTTGAAAGAAACAAAATCTGGCACCTAGTTCCCAGCCTAAAAGACAGAATAGTCATTGGGACTAG CTTGGATATGGATGAACCTGGTACACTTGTTGATGAAAAGAAGTATAGGGATATGATTGGGTCCTTGCTCTATTTGACTGCAA ACGAAGCTGCTAATGAAAACTTGAATGGGGGAGGGGGGGGTGTTGGGATTCAGGAAAATATAGTGGAGTCTAGTAAGTTAGTGGCAGAAAAAGAGGGTGAAGAAATTGCTGATGATGTGAGTAAGGAGAAACCAGAAGAGATAGTGGGAGAACCCAGGGAGAGCGTTAATGCTAGAGTAGAAACACCAGAAGCTCTTGAACAATAA